The following are from one region of the Actinoplanes sp. L3-i22 genome:
- a CDS encoding response regulator transcription factor, producing the protein MIRVLLVDDQDLIRAGLRMILENAGDMVVAGEADDGAAAAELAVATEPDVVLMDIRMPGVDGLEATRRIRAEMPDGPRILVLTTFDLDEYVYSALRAGASGFLLKDTLAADLLSAIRVVAKGDAIVAPSVTRRLIERHIGTSDDPMTQSPAVLDTLTERERDVLELIARGLSNAEIAGRLFLSEGTVKGHVSRLLAKIGLRDRVQAVVFSYECGLVRAGVREG; encoded by the coding sequence GTGATCCGGGTGCTGCTGGTCGACGATCAGGATCTGATCCGGGCTGGTCTGCGGATGATCCTGGAGAACGCCGGTGACATGGTGGTGGCCGGGGAGGCCGACGACGGTGCCGCGGCTGCCGAGCTGGCGGTGGCGACCGAGCCTGACGTGGTCCTGATGGACATCCGGATGCCCGGGGTCGATGGGCTGGAGGCGACCCGGCGTATTCGGGCGGAGATGCCCGACGGGCCGCGGATTCTGGTCCTGACCACTTTTGATCTCGATGAGTACGTGTATTCGGCGCTTCGGGCCGGGGCGAGCGGGTTTCTGCTCAAGGACACCCTCGCCGCCGACCTGCTGTCCGCGATCCGGGTGGTGGCCAAGGGCGACGCGATCGTGGCGCCGTCGGTCACCCGGCGGTTGATCGAGCGGCACATCGGTACGTCCGACGATCCGATGACACAGAGCCCGGCGGTGCTGGACACGCTCACCGAGCGGGAACGGGACGTGCTGGAGCTGATCGCCCGCGGGCTGTCCAACGCGGAGATTGCCGGGCGGCTGTTCCTCAGCGAGGGGACGGTGAAAGGGCACGTCAGCCGGCTCCTGGCCAAGATCGGACTGCGGGATCGGGTGCAGGCGGTGGTGTTCTCCTACGAGTGCGGGCTGGTCCGGGCCGGCGTGCGGGAGGGGTGA
- a CDS encoding sensor histidine kinase gives MSFTDAVRRAGWQDAGLAVLLLAASAPAFGGGRSGRAAGVTPVLDGSLAEAWPRIRLLLIGLCVAAVAVGRRWPIPALAVATVATVAQMAAAAGPVAADVAVPVLLYAVAAQRRRAVSLALLGVTLTVAVSWSAYVAFDGWRFEQAASGGQARDSEDADGPGRGGDTAGPPGQTVLGPTDWGGILVLGLLLIVAWAVGWGIRSRQAYLGELEARARDLERERDQQAALAVAAERARITRELHDVVAHGLAVIVMQAQGGAAAFAKRPADTLAALDTIVATGRASLADMRQVLSAAGQIDDGTRPVPGLAQLPRLVEQVRQAGTPVRLHIDGTPGPVPTSVDVSAYRIVQEALTNTMKHGGAGACAQVVVAYRSGELEIDASDNGIGDRAAEGTGTGHRGSGLHGGGLRGNGQQGGALRGNSPHGDGLQGNGPHGDGLQGNGPHGDGLHGSGIRGNGLRGMRERVALLGGEVDAGPGPEGGYVVRARIPLDRAEEAT, from the coding sequence GTGAGCTTCACGGATGCGGTGCGCAGAGCGGGTTGGCAGGATGCCGGCCTCGCCGTCCTGCTGCTCGCCGCCAGCGCACCCGCGTTCGGCGGCGGCCGATCGGGACGGGCCGCCGGCGTGACCCCGGTGCTGGACGGTTCGCTCGCCGAGGCCTGGCCGCGGATCAGGCTGCTCCTGATCGGACTGTGCGTCGCCGCCGTGGCGGTCGGCCGCAGGTGGCCGATCCCGGCGCTGGCCGTGGCGACGGTCGCCACCGTGGCCCAGATGGCCGCGGCGGCCGGGCCGGTCGCCGCCGATGTGGCGGTTCCCGTGCTGCTCTATGCGGTCGCCGCGCAACGACGACGTGCGGTGTCGCTGGCTCTGCTCGGCGTCACGCTGACCGTGGCGGTGAGCTGGTCGGCCTATGTGGCGTTCGACGGGTGGCGCTTCGAGCAGGCCGCCAGCGGCGGGCAGGCCCGCGATTCGGAGGACGCGGACGGGCCCGGGCGCGGCGGGGATACGGCCGGGCCGCCAGGGCAGACGGTGCTCGGGCCGACGGACTGGGGCGGCATCCTCGTTCTCGGCCTGCTACTGATCGTCGCGTGGGCGGTCGGGTGGGGCATCCGGAGTCGCCAGGCCTACCTGGGCGAACTCGAGGCACGGGCCCGCGACCTGGAGCGCGAACGAGATCAGCAGGCCGCCCTGGCCGTGGCGGCCGAGCGGGCGCGGATCACCCGGGAGCTGCACGACGTGGTGGCACACGGCCTGGCGGTGATCGTGATGCAGGCGCAGGGTGGCGCGGCGGCGTTCGCGAAACGGCCGGCGGACACGCTCGCCGCGCTGGACACCATCGTGGCGACCGGGCGGGCGTCGCTCGCCGACATGCGGCAGGTGCTGTCCGCGGCCGGGCAGATCGACGACGGGACGCGGCCGGTGCCGGGCCTGGCGCAGCTTCCGCGGCTCGTCGAGCAGGTCCGGCAGGCGGGCACCCCGGTGCGGCTGCACATCGACGGGACACCGGGGCCGGTGCCGACCTCGGTCGACGTGTCGGCGTACCGGATCGTGCAGGAGGCGTTGACCAACACGATGAAGCACGGTGGGGCCGGCGCCTGCGCCCAGGTCGTGGTGGCGTATCGGAGTGGGGAGCTGGAGATCGACGCCAGCGACAACGGCATCGGGGACAGAGCTGCCGAGGGCACCGGCACCGGCCACCGCGGCAGTGGGCTGCACGGCGGTGGCCTTCGCGGCAACGGCCAGCAGGGCGGTGCCCTTCGCGGCAACAGCCCGCATGGCGACGGTCTGCAGGGAAACGGGCCGCACGGCGATGGGCTGCAGGGCAACGGGCCGCACGGCGATGGGCTGCACGGCAGCGGGATACGCGGCAACGGGCTGCGCGGTATGCGGGAGCGGGTGGCGCTGCTGGGCGGCGAGGTGGACGCCGGGCCCGGGCCGGAGGGTGGCTACGTGGTGCGGGCGCGGATCCCGCTCGACCGGGCGGAGGAGGCCACGTGA
- a CDS encoding pectin acetylesterase-family hydrolase, which translates to MTRTPLILLAVLALVLAGCRSTNTASTALTGTHTAMEWTRVAAPQGDCHCADGSPFAFWERRADPTRVVFFLNGGGVCWSAATCAFTSTDSEGENDDYAWNLSSVDPGNRSGMFDTTHSGNPFADYSFLYVSSCTGDAHLGKSVQKYSPQLTVDHNGLANGTAAIDYLAAHYPDVKQVVVIGKTAGSVAAPLYGGLIADKLPKAQVVVFGAQSGAWPDNAKFNTDILGTTWGAYAAMPGWAIQGLTVDRWAVPTFWIQAGRHDPELVLARFDFAYDPHAYVEVTNWTHGDPTGLLALTDANEKAIEAAGITLHSYTAPGADHQIFEPDKFYSLAVNGVHLSDWLGKLVTDDPPADVHCTQCGP; encoded by the coding sequence ATGACGAGAACACCGCTCATCCTGCTGGCGGTCCTGGCTCTGGTGCTGGCCGGCTGCAGGAGCACGAACACGGCGAGCACGGCGCTCACGGGCACGCACACGGCGATGGAGTGGACCCGGGTCGCCGCCCCGCAGGGCGATTGCCACTGCGCCGACGGCAGCCCCTTCGCCTTCTGGGAGAGGCGCGCCGACCCGACCAGAGTGGTCTTCTTCCTCAACGGCGGCGGCGTCTGCTGGTCCGCGGCGACCTGTGCCTTCACCAGCACCGACTCCGAGGGCGAGAACGACGACTACGCCTGGAATCTGAGCAGTGTCGACCCCGGGAACCGCAGCGGGATGTTCGACACCACCCACTCCGGCAACCCGTTCGCCGACTACTCGTTCCTCTACGTCAGCTCCTGCACCGGCGACGCGCACCTGGGAAAGTCCGTGCAGAAGTATTCGCCTCAGCTGACCGTCGATCACAACGGTCTCGCCAACGGCACGGCCGCGATCGACTATCTCGCCGCCCACTATCCCGACGTCAAACAGGTCGTCGTCATCGGGAAGACGGCCGGCTCGGTCGCCGCGCCCCTCTACGGTGGCCTGATCGCCGACAAGCTCCCCAAGGCCCAGGTCGTCGTGTTCGGTGCACAGTCCGGCGCTTGGCCGGACAATGCGAAATTCAACACCGACATCTTGGGTACGACGTGGGGCGCCTACGCCGCGATGCCCGGCTGGGCGATCCAGGGGCTGACCGTCGACCGATGGGCCGTGCCCACGTTCTGGATCCAGGCCGGCCGGCACGACCCCGAGCTGGTCCTGGCCCGCTTCGACTTCGCCTACGACCCGCACGCGTATGTGGAGGTGACCAACTGGACGCATGGCGACCCGACCGGCCTGCTGGCGCTGACCGACGCCAACGAGAAGGCGATCGAGGCCGCCGGGATAACCCTGCACAGCTACACCGCGCCGGGCGCCGACCACCAGATCTTCGAGCCCGACAAGTTCTACTCCCTGG